The nucleotide sequence ttaggaccctttttctgagcttttgaataatgtttattgagtctgtttagtccagttgtttattgagtcagtttggttcaattagagtcaagtagaggtttatttaatatttatttattattagagttcaagtcctgatggactttgggtggaactctataaatagggatgtaactgcttcttttcagtaatatatgaaaaatactattattgtctttggacaaaccctaggaggtcgatcccctcgaagtgatcaaggagggtcgatcccctcgaagagatcaaggagggccgatcccctcgaagcgatcaaggagggccgatcccctcgaagcgatcattatcattcccttttctcccatttctttcacgataagaccttagggtcttatcatttggtatcagagcctacgataagactttagggtcttatcatttagtatcagagctacgataagactttagggtcttatcaattggtatcagagcctacgataagactttagggtcttatcatttggtatcagagctacgataagactttagggtcttatcatttggtatcagagcagcgatcctcagcgttctcgctgtagttcgtcattgcgttcacaaaaaaaaaaattaaaagaaaaggaaaagaagaaacacgagaggaagaagaagccgcagccaccctgcgtcccctgcttccggccagcccacccgccgctgcttctctccggccagcgcccaccatcgccccgcttcccggccggcgaccaccgccgccgctgttccccggccaggagacgacgctgccaacgtccatcccagccctactacctTCGTCGCCtcgccttgcgtcgcagcgcagccgctcgacctctcctcctcggcgatcgttggtgacgctgctcccagccgcgccaccaccgctgcctctcaacCGCCgcctgccttcccttgggtcgcagccgcagcggccgattgtcgccctcctcgcggcgaccgaaacagggcaactcacggattgcccttgttcccagccgcatcgcctccgctcgatcacctggccagcgacctcttctcctcgcgttcccatctcgctcgagcgagaaggaccgccggcaccacagccgcaaccgccggttgccgcagcccctcgttacaacggttgtagaaacagagcttcctctgttgccgcagcccctcgtcgatcgtagccgcgcctcgagcgccgtcgccttccagccgacccaccaccgctgccagccaccgtgaggcgaccgccgctcgcctcccagccgccgctcccccttggctcgggcgagaacgaccgctgccactcccccttgctctgccccttggtgaccgaaacagagcaatcctcttgctgctacgaacgccggttgccaccaccgtcaccgctgctgcccagccagcgacgacgccgcttgcctatcccctcgaagagatcaaggagggtcgatcccctcgaagcgatcaaggagggccgatcccctcgaagcgatcaaggaggccgatcccctcgaagtgatcattatcatcccttttctcatctttcttctacgataagactttaggatcttatcatttggtatcagagcctacgataagactttagggtcttatcatttggtatcagagcctacgataagactttagggtcttatcatttggtatcagagcctacgataagactttagggtcttatcattccaTCTTTCCTGccttagagaaaaaaaaagaaagaatacgaagaaagaaagaaagaaagaaagaaagaaagaagaagaagcagcaaccgcagccacgcacccctgtttcccctgcgtccggccagcccacccgccggccgtcgctgctctccggccagcgcccaccatcgccccgcttcccggccggcgaccaccaccgccgctgttccccggccaggagacgacgctgccagcgtccatcccagccctactgccgccgcccgcctccccttgcgtcgcagcgcagccgctcgactcttctcctcggcgatcgttggtgacgctactcccagccgcgccaccaccgctgcctctccaccgcaaccctagccgtgcccccgccttgggtcgcagccgcagtcgcttgttgccgcagcccctcgttgcagcggttgcagaaacagagcttcctctgttgccgcagcccctcgtcgatcgcagccacgcctcgagcgccgtcgccttccagccgacccaccaccactgccagctacCGTGCGGCAACcgttgctcgcctcccagccgccgctccccctggctcgggcgagaacgaccgccgccactcccccttgctctgcccccttggtgaccgaaacagggcaatcctcttgctgctgcgaacggttgccaccaccgtcgccgctgctgcccagccagcgacgacgccgctcgccgcccagcctgccaccgtcgattcctattttcccctgcagcctcaacctcggcaacaccaccgcagcctccctccaacagcacacgcagcaagctctgtttcggtcgcttcaacgacaccgttgtgtcctcaaccgcacgcgatccatcgacgtcaccaacgccttcgtagtgcggtagagacagagcaacgctgccttccatccgcaccgtcgcaaccaccgcagcgaCAGGCCCTTGCAACGCTGCCCCCagttgcagccacatcaacgcaatcgccttccaacctcgacgctctcaccccacgcctcgatagaaacagggcagctactcttcctccaacgcagcgaccgcagcactgcccttggcgtccacctcctcggtaactttgcatctacagtgttgatgcccttgtccgacaccaaaaacaggagttgagattacagatttgcagtcttacgcaatggccaccgataactcagtgaaagcacaaatggaagcattggaaattagaattgagaaccggttacaagaagtacttaatgatttcaaaaagggcttactggggagccttagtaaatttcaacaaggtgggagctcaagtactatgttgcacagatctgaaaatacaggaaaagggccccaagattatgacacaaattactcacacatgaagatggaatttccaagatggaaagatggagatccgaccaattggatctctaaggcagaaaagttttttcatctttacagaaccccagaagaatccaaggtagaagtggcctcaatccaactcgagggagatgcactccagtggtacgattggtatgaaactttccacggagttccttcgtgggagcagttcaaaagagggcttcttgttcgctttggcccatccgaatatgagaatattgattgccagctcgccaaaattcatcaaacttctacagtgttagaatatcagagtaagtttgaaagattatcaaatcaagctagagaatggtcgaaccgacaacttatggatacatttattgaagggcttattccagagatccggtatgaagttaaggctcgtcaaccccgtactatgatagctgcgatctcatttgcaaatctacatgagaaaaaaattagcaaggaaagatcagtaaggggtttgtactatgatgaaaaatggagtatggagcaccaatgtaaacaagggcaacatctgatgattgagccaattagagaggaaccgaaagcagaagagttggactccgattatgaaggtatggaaactgatgaagatattgaagccatcacacatacagtgcatgcattggctggctttgctaacccacaaactataaaaatcggaggaactttgaagcatcaacctgtcactattttgattaatacagatagcactaataattttatggacaggaaagttgcagcccaattagcccaccacattgaaggctgtgatatattcgaagctgatggacggatcttaacttatgatagcaaaggccagaaatttcttacaacgattactacactgaaagatcgacctattgcttacactgtcaaaaagtggagatcatacttacttgatcaacgggttgtgatgcgttgcagatagtctatggctagtgctgaaagagaagctccccgagattgatgctgctcagccttgaggacaagactgatttgaagagggaggaactgttaggaccctttttctgagcttttgaataatgtttattgagtctgtttagtccagttgtttattgagtcagtttggttcaattagagtcaagtagaggtttatttaatatttatttattattagagttcaagtcctgatggactttgggtggaactctataaatagggatgtaactgcttcttttcagtaatctatgaaaaatactattattgtctttggacaaaccctaggaggtcgatcccctcgaagtgatcaaggagggtcgatcccctcgaagagatcaaggagggccgatcccctcgaagagatcaaggagggccgatcccctcgaagcgatcattatcattcccttttctcccatttctttcatgataagaccttagggtcttatcatttggtatcagagcctacgataagactttagggtcttatcaatgtgGCCCTTCTGAAGACAATGATTTCAATTTGTCACTATAATCAACTTCCAGAATGAACTTGATCTTGGTCTCTAGTTGCTTCTTTAACATGAGGAGCTTGTCCAACAATCAAAAGTCATTACCATTGCTGATGACTAGCTTATTTAATTTCTTGTTCTACAAAAAATTGATGTCACTTCATCGACCATGAGTGTTTCTTTGTTAGACAGCAATACTGTTACTGGACTTCCATAAGAAACTGGGAGTGAGGTTCAACAGCAACAGGCCATTATCTTATGAGGTTCATATTTATGCTAGTCACATGCACAATATGCTTGTTAAACATATCAAGATTTGATGTTAGTCTCTTCTTCCATACTCAACTAatacattttttttcttcaaatagaGCTGATTATAAAGTAATtgacatttaatttttttttgtttttcctacAAAATCTTAGGGGAGGTTTTATTTAAGATAATAGATTGCGCTTAAGAAGCAACTTGATTGTGCTTTTATCTTTCATCTCCAATTCCTACTAATCAGCTTTGAACGACAAACCAATTGCAAGCTGATTTATTTTTTGAACCAATTAATAACTTAGATTTTCAAGATCAATTAAGAGCCTAACTTTCTAGAATCAATTAATAACATTATTTTGAGATCAGTTAATGTAATCTCGACGACTCAAGAACCTAACTTTTCATAATAGTTTTCTTGGAATTAATTTCTATCGGTCTAGGGAATAATGTTAAGCCCAATACCATTACTTAAGCCTGAAAACCCTAATTGATGCATTAAAGTCAACAAAATACGATTACTTAAGCCTGAAAACCCTAATGATTGCAACACCTTGTTAGAGATTACAGTCCTCGTTCTATGAGAAAGAAATCTTTATACCCAATAAGTCAATCGACAGAACAATAAAGTGGAGTCAGATCAACAATCAAAATGTAACTATATATAAGAAGCGATCAAACCATTTTCTTGAAatgaaagatataaataagacagAAGGCGACGGAGGCATACCTATACTCCCAGGTCTGGAATCCCGACTTGTAGAGGAGGTAATGGAGGGGCTCCCAGTAATTGAAGACCTCATCGCAGTCGTGGATGATGTTGGAGGTGGCGCTCATGTGTCGGAGCAAACCCAAAGCAAGCGCCGGCAGCAGCCACCCCACCCCCACccgctcctcctccttcttctcccCCTTGTCCTCCTTCGAGTACCGATCCGACGACGATGACGGGGCGTCCCGATCCGCCGTCGGTGGTCGCCGCTGCCGCGCCGCCGAGACGGCCATCGCTGATCCCTCTATCGCTCGTTCTAGTTCGCCCTAGTAGGTGGAAGGGTTTGGGTATTCGGGGGAGGGAAGGATTTATGTTTAAGGTGATCCGCTGGATCAGGTCAAGAGGGCGTTGCTTCGCGGAGAAGTAGAAGCCGTTGCATCTGTCCGTGATCGACACGATAGTTGGTTAAGGATAATAAACCAGTTCGAAGAGACCACCGAAAATGGACACGTCCTTAAGAAGCTTTTGCGGGAACAAGAAGCAAAGTAGATGCGTTCTTTGGTGTCACGTTGCGTGCACGTGATTCTCGGTATATTAAATGTATCCTCTGCACAAATAGCAAATCGTATACCGCGAACACAAAATCGATTGAAGAAAGTTACAGGGAGAAACACTGAGATTACCAACAGAACTAACTTCGAACATACAATAGATAGTTTGGCATGTCTAAGTTTTAGCCAGAGAGAAGGTTTCTTTCTCTGTTATTTATAATAAGGAAGGCGAAAAACAATAGCCAACTGCATCAGGCATTTACTAACTCAACTCGTTGCAAAAGCCACCACACATGATGCTGCTACTAGAAAGGAACAGTGGATAGATAGATCTATCCGGTGTTCCTCATGCCGGCAGCGATGCCCTTCATCGTCAAGATGAGGGTGTCTTCGAGCCCAGGGGCATATTCACTGGCTGGATTCAATTTCACCAGATCGGCGGCTGGATCGTCAGAATCGACATCCTTCAATATGTGAGGCTTCACATTTATGATGAAGTCAGGATCCCTCATTCGCTTCAGTGTATATGCTTGACAAACATTTAGAGTCGTTATATAGGCATGGCGCAGCCGCAGTCGTTGTTTCAGATAAGGATCACCTTCAAGAAGATCCCTGTGACCAGCAACCTGCAAAAGTTTGCAGAGGTCGTGTTTCAGGATCAGAAAATTGTACGAAATCGATAAGACTAATGGAGAAGCCACTGTATGTACCAAATTTCCTGTTGTTTTATTGGTATTACTTACCCAACAGCAcaggtagattaagttagtttaTCCTAtgttcttatttttctttcttaagttcGTTTATAAATGAGCAAATGAACAAGGACATACCACAACATTATAGCATTTCCTTCGACCTAATCAACATAAACAGAGAAGTAGAGCTCACCTGAAGAAGAAGCTGTTTTGTCTCTTCATAGTTGGCCCTTAGTCGCTCCCCAAATGGCCATAACGCCTCAGAAACAAGCAATTTGTCGTAGATAGCAGCTATTCCTGGATCTCCCTTAGCAAAGACCATCTCAACCAAATCTATTGTAACCCTAAAAAAGGGCCACTCCTTATACATCTCCTTTAGCATCTGAAGATTTCTGATATCCTTGTGCATGACATGCTTGAAAGCTGCACCAAAGCCTAGCCATACAGGAAGATGAAACCTTGTCTGGGTCCAAGCAAAAATCCATGGAATTGCTCGAAGTGATTCTATTCCCCCACTAGGCTTCCGTTTTGATGGACGACTACCAATGTTCATCCTACCATATTCTGTCTCAGGTGTGGcctgtaaattacaagaagaaAGATTTACATCATGACAGCAATATTCACTGTTTTATGTGAACTGGGCCAAAATAAACATGTGAAATCATGCCATCTAATGTTGACCAAAATTTGAAATTCTATTGGACCGTAGATAATAATAGgcatttgaaattttgaagaagGTAGGGGGAATGCATGATACAATCAAAAACCAAGCCTGGATATTAACTAAGCGAAGAAAAGAATAATAACATTACCAGAATTTACATTGTCAAACAAGGGGAATCTGGATAACAGAATTCTTCTAAAATTGTCTACAATGTCTTCTCAAGGATGAGTCATATCTCAGTCCAAGGCTCCAAATACTGATTTTAACCGGTCAGACCAAGGACAATTACTGGTATACCCATACTGTAACGGTCCAAACAGTTGCTAAAACCAGTATTAGACCAGGATTAAAATCCTTGCTTTAAACATTTTACTATGAATTAGAGAAATGCGGAATGAATAATAGTATTTGCAAAACCAAGTAAACTAGCAGGAGTTCAAAGACACAGCTTCATGATAGTTAACACACATACATTCTAAGCTAAGGCTTTTTGTTTTTCATCCATTATTGGCTAAATATTACTTCTGCAGCAGCATAAATATAGAAAAAAGACTACTTACCAGTCGGAAATATTCAACAAAACGAGGTTCCTTGAAAACTATTGAGCGATACTCCTCTGTGGCCACTACAGTCATCTCATCCATCAGAGCACGCCATTCTGGCTTAGGTGGAATTGGAGGGTGCATACCATGTTCAAGAGTAGCAGCTGTAAATCGTTGAAGTGTTCTAAAGCATAAATGCTCCTCCCCAAATGACTGTTCAATTACTTCACCTTGAATTGTCACACGAAATGATCCATTAATTGTTTCTGGTGGCTGAGACAATATAGCAAGATGTGTAGGGCCACCTCCTCTTCCAACAGTCCCACCTCGACCATGAAACATTGTCAATTTCACACCATATTGCTTAGCAACCTTGACAAGCTCCTCTTGAGCTTTATATAACTGCCAAGCTGCAGAAAGACGACCAGCATCCTTCCCTGAATCAGAATAACCAATCATGACTTCCTGCTTTCCGCTGATCCTGTTCATGTACCAATCTATTGAAAACAATCGGGCTAAAGCTGCAGGAGCAGCCTCAAGATCTGCAAGTTTTTCAAATAATGGGACAACTCTTAGTGGTTTCTTCACACGACACTCACGTTGCAAGAGCTCCACAGCGAGCACATCTGATGGAGCAGTTGCCATTGAGATGATATAAGCCCCAAAACTATCAGAAGGAAGTTCTGCAATAACATGTAATGTCTGCAAAACATCGGCAATTTCCTCTGTTTGTGGAAGGTCAGGACCAAATAGAGGGCGCTTGCCTCTTAGTTCACATAACAACCAGTCCTGGCGTTTTTCTTCAGACCAATCATGGTATGATCCAATTCCAAGATAATTTGTAATTGCATCAAGCACATCAGTGTGCCTATCAGATTCTTGCCTAATATCAAGTCTCACAAGAGAAAGGCCAAATGTGGATACTTGGCGCAAGAAGTCAAGAAGGCTTCCATCAGCAATAGGTCTATCGCCACAAGAGCAGAGTGACCTGTAACAGAGCTCAAGGGGTTCCAGAAGCTACAAAAGGAAATAAATTGTACTGAGAAGATAATACATGATGACTATCTAAAAGAAACCAAAACATCTACATGCATATATAAACAAGAGTCATCTGAACATGCATGCAAGTGTACATGTAGTCATGTGTGAAGATAAGATGGAAATATTCTGATAAAAAAGGCTGCCAACTGCATGAGGCTACTGCCAATGCTGGAGGATCTGGAAAGGCATGACTGTCTGCAGTTTTATTTCCACGAGTCTATCTCATTTTTCAACTCAATGATTCCATATTGTAATGGAGCAACTTTATGGATCAAATTTCACACTCCTAAAACTTAGTATGAGTAACCACGTTGCTTAGATGAAATGCAAAAAGCTTCAAACATGTGTTTACAAATATAGTCGTAGCAAGGTTCTGAAATGGAACCTATTTAGAACTTTTCTCTTCTACATGAACAAAACAAACTTAAAGATATTGTTCAAATTCAAATGATTAGACAACTAATGGAATCTTCTTCCTAGACCTTTTTTGCTCAAAGTTTGTGAAAGATTTGACAACTATCCAGACAAGCAAAAGATTTGACAGATAACCTGCTCAACGTTTGTAAAAGTTGCATCCTCTGATATGTCTGAAATTCCATTTGTTAACAAATGGCGAGAACGTTCACGTGTATTATACAGCTTATCCCTCACATCGCCAAGTATAACACGATATGGCTCACTAGGTGGAACTTGTTTCCAGAATTCTGCATCAAAATTGAAAATTATCAGACTAGAACAATTCAAGCCCCATCCTAACAGACTGAACAATTCCAAGCAATACTTCGGTTCAAATATCTTTCCAGTGTCTCTGTTTAAATTGTACAAAATAAAAGGAATGGATGTTCTAATGAAAATTAGTTATATGATAGAAAAAGAGAGTTATGCACTTTCCTCGgataaataaacaaaagaagGTAGATCAGAATTTAAATTCAAACCAGGATGTTTTATGAATGCTGTTCAatcttatcatcaataaaataaaGTGCCTAGCCAACCATAGAGGAAGAATACCTAGACTAAGTATTTTTGTATAAACCCACAAAATTGTATAAAACGTATCAAAACAGTATATCAAAACTTGTAGCCAATGACTACTCCTTGTAATAGTATGAAAGTACATTTTAAACTCTATTACTATTTTACAGAGggcagagatatatatatatatatatatagatagatagatagagagagagagagagagagagagagaggagctagAGCATGTTAACTAAGAGGGTATATTAGCTCGATTTGTGTTTAATCCCATATTATAATTTCTATTATTATTTCAAAACACTTTTGCAAAACATGCTTCTTATCTTAGCTAAAACAACGACATCAATAGTTGCTTTAGGTCTGAATTAAACTACATTTTAAACTCTTACACATATAGAGATGCAAAATGATATGCTCTTCCACACAAAAAAAAGGGCAACACTAAGAGAAATATTATAGGAGTTAATATATATTGTTCCCAGAAAAGCAGCAAATGACATCAAATGAAACTTGAGGAATATTAGGTTCAGTTCCAAGTCAAAGCAATGAATTAGAGTAAGAAAATGATAACCATACTTTACAGTTCATTTATGACTTGCTGTATACTGAGTATACCTATATAGTGCTTTGCATCTTTCTTTGTCGACTGGTGAAGTTCATTTGCTCGTTCTCGAAGTTCATTGGAGCAGCGCCACATAGATAACTACAACATTTTTAAAAAAGGTTAGCAGCATGGAAGGTAAAGAAAAACACTTCCTCAACTGAATGTTACACCAGCAGAGATAGGATAGGATGGTTTATACTTTGTAGTTTGTAGTACCTCAAACATCAAATCTTCTATCTGAGAATAGTACAAGCTTGCAGCTATCATTCTAGCCAACAAGCATACATCCCTTGTGACCTCTGGAGTAACTCTGGGATTTCCTGCATCATATACACAAACATATTATCacataaatattaatatattccCACACTAGTGCTGTATTTTCCTAAAGAGTTCTTACTCTGTTGTAAATGATCATATAGTAGGCATAAGAAAACTATACACAGATATTCTATGCAAGAGAATAACAACTTTAAGCAGATATCTTCAGAACATATTATACCATCACGATCCCCGCCCATCCAGGAAGAAAACTGAATGAGAGGAGCATTATAAGGGACACGCTCATTTATTCCGATGTTCTTCAGAGCTGTATCAACACGACGCAAAAATTTTGGTACACCTTTCCAAATTGTTTCGTGGAAGTAGCTCATTCCGGCACGCATCTCATCTTGTGGAGTGGGAGGTGTTCTTCGTATTTCATCAGTTCGAAATGCAGCTTGAATCTGCAAACAGACAAAAGGAAAGCTGTAGCAATAAGCATATCATGAGGCCTCAGCCTTTACTTTTTTCTGCTCTCATTAACAATATTATGTTCCTTTCTTATCTTCT is from Musa acuminata AAA Group cultivar baxijiao chromosome BXJ1-6, Cavendish_Baxijiao_AAA, whole genome shotgun sequence and encodes:
- the LOC135676295 gene encoding uncharacterized protein LOC135676295, with the translated sequence MWLQLGAALQGPVAAVVATVRMEGSVALSLPHYEGVGDVDGSRAVEDTTVSLKRPKQSLLRVLLEGGCGGVAEVEAAGENRNRRWQAGRRAASSLAGQQRRRWWQPFAAARGLPCFGHQGGRARGSGGGRSRPSQGERRLGGEQRLPHGSWQWWWVGWKATALEAWLRSTRGCGNRGSSVSATAATRGCGNKRLRLRPKAGARLGLRWRGSGGGAAGSSVTNDRRGEESSGCAATQGEAGGGSRAGMDAGSVVSWPGNSGGGGRRPGSGAMVGAGRRAATAGGWAGRTQGKQGCVAAVAASSSFFLSFFLSFFVFFLFFSLRQERWNDKTLKSYRRL
- the LOC135676297 gene encoding phosphoenolpyruvate carboxylase 2-like, coding for MSRYSMERHASIDAQLRLLAPGKVSEDDKLVEYDALLVDRFLDILQSLHGEDLRDTVQECYEISAKYEGTRDLSKLDELGHVLMSLDPGDSILVASSFSHMLNLGNLAEEVQIAHRRRNKLKKGDFVDESNATTESDIEETLKRLVEQLHKSPVEVFDALKNQTVDLVLTAHPTQSIRRSLLQKHGRIRNCLTQLTAKDITPDDQHELDEALQREIQAAFRTDEIRRTPPTPQDEMRAGMSYFHETIWKGVPKFLRRVDTALKNIGINERVPYNAPLIQFSSWMGGDRDGNPRVTPEVTRDVCLLARMIAASLYYSQIEDLMFELSMWRCSNELRERANELHQSTKKDAKHYIEFWKQVPPSEPYRVILGDVRDKLYNTRERSRHLLTNGISDISEDATFTNVEQLLEPLELCYRSLCSCGDRPIADGSLLDFLRQVSTFGLSLVRLDIRQESDRHTDVLDAITNYLGIGSYHDWSEEKRQDWLLCELRGKRPLFGPDLPQTEEIADVLQTLHVIAELPSDSFGAYIISMATAPSDVLAVELLQRECRVKKPLRVVPLFEKLADLEAAPAALARLFSIDWYMNRISGKQEVMIGYSDSGKDAGRLSAAWQLYKAQEELVKVAKQYGVKLTMFHGRGGTVGRGGGPTHLAILSQPPETINGSFRVTIQGEVIEQSFGEEHLCFRTLQRFTAATLEHGMHPPIPPKPEWRALMDEMTVVATEEYRSIVFKEPRFVEYFRLATPETEYGRMNIGSRPSKRKPSGGIESLRAIPWIFAWTQTRFHLPVWLGFGAAFKHVMHKDIRNLQMLKEMYKEWPFFRVTIDLVEMVFAKGDPGIAAIYDKLLVSEALWPFGERLRANYEETKQLLLQVAGHRDLLEGDPYLKQRLRLRHAYITTLNVCQAYTLKRMRDPDFIINVKPHILKDVDSDDPAADLVKLNPASEYAPGLEDTLILTMKGIAAGMRNTG